A window of Verrucomicrobiia bacterium contains these coding sequences:
- a CDS encoding DUF1501 domain-containing protein has product MEQRPFPLMQSRREFIRQAACAAIGTAALTSAIRDLRFMNAAVAQSNISDYKALVCIFLQGGNDSNNVVLPTIQAEYDNYAAIRTPVLAIPQSAILPLSPLTSDGHEYGLHPSCPELQTLFAEQKLAILFNTGTLVYPLTRVQYQSGALSRPPQLFSHADQVTQWQTSIPDRPPLTGWGGRCADLLAAVQPNAPISLSVTLSGANTFEVGNTLSQYSVSTSGAISLSGVSGNRLQALTNILGLSYPNMQAQAYAQVAKHSINTGALLNSAIAPTSAANYWTVPFPAKITPPTGGLAFNSALSPQLQMVARLIEAGHRSAASGGFGMQRQIFFCQVGGYDLHTNQTPGPGQTIIGAHANLLAELSQSMLAFQRAMEQLGLSGKVTAFTASDFGRTFPSNGQGSDHGWGSHHLILGGAVKGQRTYGAFPVLTVNGPDDTSTGRWIPTTAIDQYFATLATWFGVDSGNLTTVFPNIGRFAASNLGFI; this is encoded by the coding sequence ATGGAACAGAGACCCTTTCCGTTGATGCAGTCGCGGCGCGAATTTATTCGGCAGGCGGCGTGCGCGGCTATCGGCACAGCCGCCCTGACCTCCGCCATACGCGACCTGCGCTTCATGAACGCGGCTGTGGCCCAGAGCAACATCTCCGATTACAAGGCACTGGTCTGCATCTTTCTCCAGGGCGGGAATGACTCGAATAATGTCGTCCTGCCCACCATCCAGGCCGAGTACGACAATTATGCTGCGATTCGCACCCCGGTGCTGGCCATCCCACAATCCGCCATCCTGCCTCTCTCCCCATTGACCAGCGACGGTCATGAGTACGGCCTGCATCCGTCCTGCCCCGAACTGCAGACTTTGTTTGCCGAACAAAAGCTGGCCATTCTGTTCAACACCGGAACGCTCGTCTATCCATTGACCCGCGTCCAGTACCAATCCGGCGCGCTCAGCAGGCCGCCCCAGCTTTTCTCGCATGCCGACCAGGTTACCCAATGGCAGACCTCGATTCCAGACCGGCCTCCGCTGACCGGCTGGGGCGGGCGCTGCGCCGATTTGTTGGCCGCTGTTCAGCCCAACGCGCCCATCTCATTGTCCGTGACTCTCAGCGGGGCCAATACATTCGAAGTCGGCAATACGCTCTCCCAATACTCGGTATCGACTTCCGGGGCTATTTCGCTGAGCGGCGTTAGCGGCAACCGCTTGCAGGCGCTGACCAATATTCTGGGGCTATCGTATCCGAATATGCAGGCCCAGGCCTATGCTCAAGTTGCAAAGCACTCGATCAATACCGGCGCGCTGCTCAATAGCGCGATTGCTCCCACTTCAGCGGCGAATTACTGGACGGTTCCTTTTCCGGCAAAGATCACGCCCCCCACGGGCGGCCTGGCCTTTAACTCCGCGCTCAGCCCCCAGCTCCAGATGGTGGCGCGGTTGATCGAGGCAGGCCATCGCAGCGCAGCCAGTGGAGGCTTTGGCATGCAACGCCAAATCTTCTTCTGCCAGGTCGGCGGCTACGATTTGCATACCAACCAGACTCCCGGCCCTGGCCAAACCATCATAGGCGCCCACGCCAATCTCCTGGCTGAGTTAAGCCAAAGCATGCTCGCCTTCCAGCGAGCGATGGAGCAATTGGGCCTCTCGGGTAAGGTAACGGCTTTCACAGCCAGTGATTTCGGGCGAACCTTCCCCAGCAACGGCCAGGGCTCCGATCATGGCTGGGGCAGCCATCACCTGATTCTAGGCGGGGCCGTTAAGGGCCAGCGCACCTATGGCGCATTTCCGGTGCTGACTGTCAACGGGCCCGACGACACCAGCACCGGTCGTTGGATTCCAACAACCGCTATCGATCAGTATTTCGCAACGTTGGCCACGTGGTTCGGCGTGGACAGCGGGAATCTGACGACGGTGTTCCCGAACATTGGCCGCTTCGCCGCATCCAATCTGGGTTTCATTTGA
- a CDS encoding TolC family protein translates to MMNSHLEKDDEGEQRLVKLYMELTGSCESAARSVFMHTCGLEPDPSRPAPVPLTQPISNGEPGKRPGQGGLVPILLFGIAAWQALPAAAAPSTTPPPEHTLITTPLSLADAVNLALTQNPSIQRARKDIEAAQGVAIQTRAIALPTIGINGSYSDAQRSDIDSFQGPGFTFGTTENWVSQLKLVQSIYEGGRILSSLRAARLTRQQSMLNYQTTVADTVLNVELAYFDVLMAAQQITVQEASVELLTRELTDTNRRFEAGTVPRFNVLRAEVELANARPKLINARNSLRISKNNLANLLGFNIPRETFQEIPLNLSGRLEADPFELELTRALNLALERRTELGSLRKAQALRKEDLVTAKAGYKPSLQGFVGYDTHNSVLSQDLGAELHGWIAGAQLTWNLFDGLRTQGRILEATANYERAEVDLDDTTRRIELEVRTAYSNFIEAREVLESQKKVVEEAEEALRLARAREQAGTGTQLDVLSAQTALTDARSTQIQALHDYDAARARLQRAAGLNLPE, encoded by the coding sequence ATGATGAACAGCCACCTGGAAAAAGATGACGAGGGTGAACAAAGACTGGTGAAGTTGTATATGGAGTTGACCGGCAGTTGTGAGTCCGCAGCGCGGAGTGTTTTTATGCACACATGCGGCTTGGAACCAGACCCCTCGAGGCCGGCGCCCGTTCCCTTAACCCAACCCATTTCCAATGGTGAGCCTGGCAAACGACCGGGGCAGGGTGGTCTCGTGCCCATTCTGCTCTTTGGGATAGCGGCCTGGCAGGCGCTCCCTGCGGCAGCAGCGCCTTCGACGACTCCCCCGCCCGAGCACACCCTGATTACCACGCCACTCTCATTGGCCGATGCGGTCAACCTGGCCCTGACCCAGAATCCAAGCATCCAGCGCGCTCGCAAAGACATCGAAGCGGCTCAGGGTGTGGCCATCCAGACACGCGCCATCGCTCTGCCCACCATCGGCATCAACGGCAGCTACTCCGACGCCCAGCGCTCCGATATTGATAGTTTCCAGGGCCCGGGCTTTACTTTCGGCACCACGGAAAACTGGGTTTCCCAGCTCAAGCTCGTCCAGTCCATCTATGAAGGCGGACGCATCCTCTCGTCGCTGCGCGCGGCGCGCCTGACGAGGCAGCAATCCATGTTGAATTACCAAACCACCGTCGCCGACACGGTCCTGAACGTCGAATTGGCCTATTTCGACGTGCTCATGGCGGCCCAGCAGATCACCGTCCAGGAGGCCTCCGTCGAGCTGCTCACCCGCGAGCTGACCGACACCAACCGGCGCTTCGAAGCCGGGACCGTTCCCCGATTCAACGTTTTGCGCGCTGAGGTCGAGCTGGCCAATGCCCGGCCCAAACTCATTAACGCCCGCAACAGCCTGCGGATTTCCAAAAACAACCTCGCCAATCTCCTCGGGTTCAACATCCCGCGCGAGACGTTCCAGGAGATTCCGCTCAACCTCTCAGGCCGCCTCGAAGCCGACCCGTTCGAACTGGAACTCACCCGCGCGCTCAACCTGGCCCTGGAACGCCGCACCGAGTTGGGCTCCCTGCGCAAAGCACAGGCCCTTCGCAAGGAGGACCTCGTTACCGCCAAAGCCGGTTACAAACCGAGCTTGCAGGGCTTCGTCGGCTATGACACCCACAACTCCGTGCTCAGCCAGGACCTCGGCGCCGAACTCCATGGCTGGATCGCCGGCGCTCAGCTCACCTGGAACCTCTTTGACGGCCTCCGCACCCAGGGCCGCATCCTGGAAGCCACCGCCAATTACGAACGCGCCGAGGTGGACCTCGACGACACCACCCGCAGGATCGAATTGGAAGTGCGCACTGCCTACTCCAATTTCATCGAGGCGCGCGAGGTGCTGGAATCGCAAAAAAAGGTCGTCGAAGAGGCCGAAGAAGCCCTTCGCCTGGCCCGGGCCCGGGAACAAGCCGGCACAGGAACCCAACTGGACGTGCTGAGCGCGCAGACAGCCCTCACCGATGCCCGCAGCACTCAAATCCAGGCCCTCCACGACTACGACGCCGCCCGCGCCCGCCTACAACGCGCCGCCGGCTTGAATCTGCCGGAGTAA
- a CDS encoding DUF1800 family protein, which yields MSPSARTLPYRFRGLMAALLCVGLAQPVLGQMVDLNGNGMSDIWELIYGASNLDPKGDADADGASNWQESIAGTDPFDTNSVPKITLSVVSGTNFNVSMPSALGKQYQLESVEPSGPGGWSNWTTEASLIVRTGSVVTLSGSTGPAPKLFRIAISDVDTDGDGVNDWEEYQLGLDPMNPYSNGQTDGNGQLVGDYAYVVGKLANQNVLAISATDPTAIQPDPGQFPLNSGLITITRGGFPLNAITVNLGLAGPGPGIAIEGVDHAPLPRSIDFPVGSSSQVVSVMPLADTNLMAPVLAKLRLLPGAGYKLGMASNASILIYPSATPTGTGLTGQYFTNSSATYSSSANFDPASFVMTRLDPVVDFLWGNFTTPFANSGYYTVRWTGQVQPQYSETYYFDANTDDGVKLWVNDQLIIDHWVPQGASDSIGTITLQAGVRYDIRMDYFQGGGNAAAHLYWYSPSQPKQVIPSERLYPASTPPTPTAVTSPLSAIAFLGQPFSFAVTGANSANSYTAGGLPPGLGFSPASGLISGTPNLAGDFQVTLTASNSVGLGASVLDLQVLDTGSSVVREVWLGAPGTNVADIPLNTPASLTNTLGTLEGLTDFGDNYGERIRGYLTAPVTGNYYFWLAASDSAELWISNDSEPVNKVKRAYVLPIPNPAPPPTNGTAPRQWNLQTNQRSGWLSLVAGQRYYLEILHKAGAGAADNWSVGWLQDPTGTNTTPAGVVPGYVLSRYYPLPSAIAPGALYTANLLPSATATGSTGTGSASLRLSPDGTQAVIQYSYSSLSSPVVAWHLHADPYLNNPETLLFDLDTGALQPQGTFTWAIGAVGTLSAADVLEIIREGKLFMDVHTTLHPDPAEIAGHFLPVSGTQSFVPPPPSPAWTDDSSSSNAAARFLIQATFGPNPDEVAAVQALGYAGWISNQFALPPTHHLPLVVANKSADPTDPYPSSLTFNSWWQRSVTAPDQLRQRVAFALSEIMVVSENGVLQNYATALSSYYDTLLDNAFGNFRGLLEAVTLAPAMGIFLDMRANDKGSLITGAHANENYAREVNQLFSVGLNRLWPDGTLVMDSQGNLVPTYDQNVVMGFASAFTGWNYWQPNQSNGRLPANFYPSSNYTNPMVLVPLHHDLGPKLLLDNVVLPPAWGDQANPASTNFDAYGLHDLELAHDSIFNNQNVGPFICRQLIQRLVTSNPSRDYLYRVVQAFNDNGAGVRGDMQAVIRAILLDYEARSSVFSGQPTFGKQREPLLRATATARAFPSPPWNAGTYSENGDRPITVTTTNAHRLNSGDTVFLSFTDTSGQPAPASQGYGVTVTSPTTFTVNAPGLSSGTYTQAQNISFTNIVGSTTNVFTTNTLTVSVSGNGLLPGDPVYLVFTTGGASNGLYQIYATNSTLSFVLFTPDSANRSGNCLLPKLSAGGYSQTKTNITVSISSGPHGLNPGDPVFIHFTSGSAVSGQYQVVAVPDAIHFTVYATNSATQTQNSLSVYPLVQPPLARSGNVVVQESTWNLSYTDSSLTQTPLRAPTVFNFFYPNFEFPGPLASAGLTTPEFQLTSDTTVAIQMNFLEGGLLNNGGNTNGLSSFSGGNGSIVLDLGPWMTPSYAANAGIASLVDALSSLLTGGQLSPTAKTFIVNYVANTANFPYNNPPSDSQLRDRVRAVVHLIVTSPDFTIQQ from the coding sequence ATGTCTCCCTCCGCCCGAACCCTCCCATACCGCTTCCGTGGCCTGATGGCTGCCCTGCTTTGTGTGGGGCTGGCCCAGCCGGTTTTGGGGCAGATGGTCGATTTGAACGGCAACGGGATGAGCGACATCTGGGAGTTGATTTACGGGGCAAGCAATCTCGATCCGAAAGGCGATGCGGATGCAGACGGGGCATCGAACTGGCAAGAGAGCATCGCCGGGACCGACCCGTTCGATACGAACTCCGTGCCAAAGATCACGTTGAGCGTTGTTTCCGGGACCAACTTCAACGTGAGCATGCCCAGCGCGCTGGGCAAACAATACCAATTGGAGAGCGTCGAGCCGTCCGGGCCGGGCGGTTGGTCCAATTGGACTACTGAAGCCAGCCTCATTGTCCGCACCGGCTCGGTCGTCACCCTCAGCGGCTCGACCGGTCCTGCGCCCAAGTTATTCCGCATCGCCATTTCCGATGTCGATACCGACGGTGATGGCGTCAACGATTGGGAGGAATACCAGCTCGGCCTGGACCCGATGAACCCGTACAGCAACGGCCAAACCGACGGCAACGGCCAGCTCGTGGGCGATTATGCCTATGTCGTTGGAAAGCTCGCAAACCAGAATGTCCTGGCCATCAGCGCTACGGACCCGACCGCAATCCAGCCTGACCCGGGGCAGTTCCCACTCAATTCGGGTTTAATCACTATTACCCGGGGCGGCTTCCCGCTCAATGCCATCACGGTGAATCTGGGGCTGGCGGGGCCCGGGCCCGGCATCGCCATCGAAGGGGTCGATCACGCCCCCCTGCCGCGTTCCATCGATTTCCCGGTCGGTTCCAGTTCTCAAGTTGTTTCCGTCATGCCCCTGGCCGACACTAACTTAATGGCCCCTGTTCTGGCCAAGCTCCGCCTCCTTCCAGGGGCCGGATACAAACTGGGGATGGCCAGCAATGCCAGCATTCTGATTTATCCCTCGGCCACGCCAACCGGGACAGGTTTGACCGGCCAGTACTTCACCAATTCGAGCGCCACGTACTCCAGCAGCGCTAACTTCGACCCAGCCAGTTTTGTCATGACCCGCCTGGACCCGGTGGTGGACTTTCTCTGGGGCAACTTTACAACCCCATTTGCGAACAGCGGCTATTACACCGTCCGCTGGACGGGGCAGGTCCAGCCACAGTATTCGGAGACTTATTATTTCGATGCGAACACGGATGACGGGGTGAAACTGTGGGTGAACGACCAGCTCATTATTGACCACTGGGTTCCACAAGGCGCCTCGGATTCCATTGGCACGATCACTCTGCAGGCGGGGGTTCGCTACGACATCCGGATGGATTATTTCCAGGGCGGTGGCAACGCCGCAGCGCATTTGTATTGGTATAGCCCGAGCCAGCCCAAGCAGGTCATTCCGAGCGAGCGCCTCTATCCCGCCAGCACGCCCCCGACGCCGACCGCCGTCACTAGCCCACTGAGCGCAATCGCATTTTTAGGGCAACCATTCAGTTTTGCCGTCACCGGCGCTAATTCGGCCAATTCCTACACTGCCGGCGGCCTGCCGCCGGGCTTAGGCTTTAGCCCCGCTTCGGGCCTCATCAGCGGCACGCCAAACCTCGCGGGTGATTTCCAGGTAACTCTCACAGCCAGCAACTCGGTCGGCCTGGGTGCCTCGGTGCTCGATCTCCAGGTGCTCGATACGGGCAGTTCGGTCGTGCGCGAGGTCTGGCTTGGCGCACCAGGCACCAATGTCGCCGATATTCCTCTGAACACGCCCGCCAGCCTCACCAACACCCTGGGCACCCTGGAAGGCCTCACCGATTTTGGCGATAATTATGGCGAACGGATTCGCGGCTATCTCACGGCCCCGGTCACAGGCAATTACTATTTCTGGCTTGCCGCGAGCGACTCGGCGGAACTTTGGATTTCAAACGACAGCGAGCCGGTCAACAAGGTGAAGCGCGCTTACGTCCTGCCGATACCTAACCCTGCCCCGCCGCCCACGAACGGGACTGCCCCGCGCCAATGGAACTTGCAAACCAACCAGCGTTCCGGGTGGCTGTCGCTGGTTGCAGGCCAGCGCTATTATCTCGAGATTCTGCACAAGGCTGGGGCGGGAGCGGCGGATAACTGGTCGGTGGGTTGGCTCCAGGACCCGACCGGCACCAATACCACACCCGCAGGCGTAGTGCCTGGCTACGTTTTGTCCCGGTATTATCCGTTGCCTTCAGCGATCGCTCCGGGCGCCCTTTATACGGCCAACCTGCTGCCCAGCGCGACCGCCACTGGCAGCACCGGCACCGGTTCGGCTTCCCTGCGGCTCAGCCCGGATGGGACCCAGGCAGTTATTCAATACAGCTACTCAAGCCTCTCCTCACCGGTTGTCGCGTGGCACCTTCATGCCGATCCCTATCTCAACAACCCCGAGACCCTCTTGTTCGATCTCGACACCGGGGCTTTGCAACCGCAAGGCACCTTTACCTGGGCCATCGGGGCCGTCGGCACCCTCTCCGCTGCCGATGTCCTCGAGATTATTCGCGAAGGCAAGCTCTTCATGGACGTTCATACCACCCTCCATCCTGACCCTGCTGAAATTGCCGGCCACTTCCTCCCCGTCAGTGGCACTCAGAGTTTCGTCCCGCCTCCGCCGTCCCCAGCCTGGACCGACGATTCTTCCAGCTCGAACGCTGCCGCCCGGTTTCTAATTCAGGCCACCTTTGGTCCAAACCCCGACGAGGTGGCCGCCGTGCAGGCGCTAGGCTACGCGGGTTGGATCAGCAATCAATTCGCTTTGCCGCCCACTCATCACCTGCCTCTGGTTGTTGCCAACAAAAGCGCCGACCCAACCGATCCGTATCCCAGTTCGCTCACATTTAATTCCTGGTGGCAGCGATCGGTGACGGCGCCCGATCAATTGCGTCAGCGGGTCGCTTTTGCCTTGAGCGAAATCATGGTCGTCTCGGAAAACGGCGTGCTTCAGAACTATGCGACAGCCCTCTCGTCTTATTACGACACACTGCTGGACAATGCGTTTGGGAATTTCCGGGGCTTGCTTGAGGCGGTGACCTTGGCGCCGGCGATGGGAATCTTTCTGGACATGCGCGCCAATGATAAAGGGAGCCTGATCACGGGAGCCCATGCCAATGAGAATTACGCGCGCGAAGTGAATCAATTGTTTTCGGTTGGCCTGAACCGGCTCTGGCCCGATGGGACTCTGGTGATGGATTCGCAGGGCAACCTGGTGCCCACTTACGACCAGAACGTCGTCATGGGTTTTGCCAGCGCGTTCACCGGCTGGAATTATTGGCAACCCAATCAATCTAATGGCCGGTTGCCCGCCAACTTCTACCCCTCATCAAACTATACCAACCCCATGGTCCTGGTGCCCCTGCATCACGATCTGGGACCCAAGCTCCTCCTGGATAATGTCGTGCTCCCGCCCGCCTGGGGCGACCAGGCAAACCCGGCCAGCACCAACTTCGATGCTTATGGCCTGCATGACCTCGAGTTGGCGCACGATTCGATTTTCAACAACCAGAATGTGGGCCCCTTCATCTGCCGGCAGCTCATCCAGCGCCTGGTGACCAGCAATCCAAGCCGCGACTATCTTTACCGCGTTGTGCAGGCCTTCAACGACAACGGCGCCGGTGTCCGCGGCGATATGCAGGCCGTGATTCGCGCTATCCTGCTGGATTACGAGGCGCGCAGCAGCGTGTTTAGCGGGCAGCCCACCTTCGGCAAACAACGCGAACCCTTGTTGCGCGCCACAGCCACCGCGCGCGCCTTTCCGTCGCCCCCCTGGAATGCGGGGACCTATAGCGAAAATGGAGACCGCCCAATCACCGTCACCACCACCAATGCTCACCGCCTCAATAGCGGTGATACGGTTTTCCTGAGCTTCACGGACACTTCCGGCCAACCCGCGCCCGCTTCGCAGGGCTACGGGGTGACGGTCACCAGTCCAACGACCTTTACCGTAAATGCCCCTGGCCTGTCGTCCGGGACCTACACCCAGGCGCAGAACATCAGCTTTACGAACATTGTTGGCAGTACGACCAATGTTTTCACCACCAATACACTGACAGTAAGCGTTTCCGGCAACGGCCTGCTGCCCGGCGACCCAGTTTACCTGGTGTTTACAACCGGCGGGGCTTCCAATGGGCTTTACCAAATCTACGCCACCAATTCGACGTTGAGCTTTGTCCTGTTCACCCCGGATTCCGCCAACCGGAGCGGCAACTGCCTCTTGCCCAAGCTCAGCGCGGGCGGATACAGCCAAACTAAAACCAATATCACCGTCAGCATTTCCTCCGGACCGCATGGGTTGAATCCAGGCGATCCGGTCTTTATCCACTTTACCAGCGGCAGCGCCGTGAGTGGCCAATACCAGGTTGTGGCAGTGCCCGATGCAATTCACTTCACGGTGTATGCGACCAACTCGGCCACTCAAACCCAGAATAGCCTTTCGGTTTATCCGCTGGTCCAACCGCCCCTGGCGCGCTCGGGCAATGTGGTGGTCCAGGAAAGCACCTGGAACCTCAGTTATACCGACAGCAGCCTGACACAAACTCCTTTGCGCGCGCCGACGGTTTTTAATTTCTTCTACCCCAATTTCGAGTTCCCCGGCCCATTGGCTTCGGCGGGATTGACGACACCCGAATTCCAATTGACCTCGGATACGACCGTTGCCATCCAGATGAATTTTCTGGAAGGAGGGCTTCTGAACAATGGTGGCAACACCAATGGCTTGAGCAGCTTTAGCGGTGGCAACGGGTCAATCGTGCTGGACCTCGGCCCCTGGATGACCCCGTCCTACGCTGCCAATGCGGGCATTGCTTCGCTGGTCGATGCCCTCAGTTCGCTGCTCACCGGCGGTCAATTGTCCCCAACTGCCAAGACCTTCATCGTGAACTACGTCGCCAATACCGCCAATTTCCCGTACAACAATCCACCCTCCGATTCCCAATTGCGCGACCGGGTTCGAGCTGTGGTGCATTTGATTGTGACCTCACCTGACTTCACCATTCAGCAATAG
- a CDS encoding TIM-barrel domain-containing protein has protein sequence MRNPLLLFTLFAAMSAGLSRSAFQASAAAANPAPPSSGWPKAQVEQVLPGVWRVRFGTPERFTPVAVRESGPRVEAFEALPAVGTAPIGPELIRCRITPSRTTVYVPCNETGEQIYGFGLDPGAYEQKGLFKHLTVCAGVVGKTGASHGPVPFYLSTKGYGIYVDTARVPNVQVARLTPNQATVASEDNSPDLKTSERQLYAARPARGRTEVIFDIPCDSEGVDVYVFGGPTIREAVERYNLFSGGGAIPPLWGLGLKYRTFTSADQAAVLQTARALRSMNIPCDMIGLEPGWQSHAYSCSLVWSKERFPEPGKMIQELRQAGFKMNLWEHAYLNPSSPLFAPLKPRAGDFLVWGGLVVDFADPEAFRTFADYHDREFVSQGILGFKGDECDRQPPNDATPFNFPYCSIFPSGIDGDQMSQLYGYLYQRSLFSAFKAHNLRTWSDVRATTALAAPLPFNLYSDAYTFDQYLRQLINASFTGLLWSPEVREGRSLDELLNRVAMSAFAPQMCLNLWFMPHPLWEQYDGKRNKANQLLPDAEQKAVAGQLRTIVNQRYELLPYLYSGFMRYHQEGLPPVRSLLLDFPRDNQIWTEDDAFLFGDNLLAAPLLGEARTRKLTLPTGTRWCELKTGSWYPGGATVEVAGSPGEMPLYARENTLLPVAEAVQHVERDTIFRITVKVFGRNPAPFTLYEDDGETFDVAKGAANQVVLRWSPAKGGTLERKGSFPGRRYEIVGWKVVSAPGE, from the coding sequence ATGCGAAACCCTCTCTTGCTGTTCACGCTGTTTGCGGCCATGTCCGCAGGTCTGTCCCGCTCGGCGTTCCAAGCATCCGCCGCGGCGGCCAATCCGGCGCCTCCCTCCAGCGGTTGGCCAAAGGCGCAAGTCGAGCAGGTGCTTCCCGGGGTTTGGCGCGTGCGCTTCGGAACGCCCGAGCGGTTCACGCCGGTGGCGGTGCGGGAATCGGGTCCGCGCGTGGAGGCCTTTGAAGCTCTGCCCGCTGTTGGCACAGCGCCAATTGGGCCCGAGTTGATTCGATGCCGCATCACTCCTTCGCGCACCACGGTTTATGTCCCTTGCAATGAAACCGGGGAACAGATTTACGGTTTTGGGCTGGACCCTGGGGCGTATGAACAAAAAGGGTTGTTCAAGCATCTGACGGTTTGCGCCGGGGTGGTGGGCAAGACCGGGGCTAGCCACGGGCCGGTGCCCTTTTATCTGAGCACAAAAGGCTACGGCATCTACGTGGATACCGCCCGGGTCCCCAACGTGCAGGTGGCGAGATTGACTCCCAACCAGGCCACCGTGGCGAGCGAAGACAACTCACCAGACCTCAAAACCTCCGAGCGGCAATTGTATGCCGCGCGTCCGGCGCGGGGGCGGACAGAAGTGATTTTCGACATTCCTTGCGATTCGGAAGGAGTGGACGTGTACGTGTTTGGCGGGCCAACGATTCGTGAAGCCGTCGAGCGTTACAACCTGTTCTCGGGCGGTGGAGCGATTCCTCCGTTGTGGGGTTTGGGCCTGAAGTACCGGACCTTCACGAGCGCGGACCAGGCTGCTGTCTTGCAAACAGCGCGTGCGCTGCGGTCGATGAATATCCCGTGTGATATGATCGGTCTGGAGCCCGGGTGGCAATCACACGCCTATTCCTGTTCGCTCGTGTGGTCGAAGGAGCGTTTCCCGGAGCCGGGAAAAATGATCCAGGAACTGCGCCAGGCAGGGTTTAAAATGAATCTGTGGGAGCACGCCTACCTGAACCCGAGTTCTCCATTATTCGCGCCGCTAAAACCGCGCGCGGGAGATTTCTTGGTCTGGGGCGGCCTGGTGGTGGACTTTGCCGACCCTGAAGCATTTCGGACTTTCGCCGATTACCACGACCGGGAGTTCGTAAGCCAAGGCATTCTGGGCTTCAAAGGGGATGAATGCGACCGCCAACCGCCTAATGACGCAACTCCCTTCAATTTCCCCTATTGCTCGATTTTTCCATCGGGAATAGACGGTGACCAGATGTCGCAACTCTATGGCTATTTATACCAGCGGTCGCTTTTCTCAGCTTTCAAAGCGCATAATCTGCGGACCTGGAGCGACGTGCGGGCGACCACGGCATTGGCGGCCCCGCTGCCTTTTAACCTGTACAGCGACGCTTATACCTTCGACCAATACCTCCGGCAGCTCATCAATGCGTCCTTCACAGGATTGCTCTGGTCACCCGAGGTGCGCGAGGGGCGCAGCCTGGACGAACTGCTGAATCGGGTGGCGATGAGCGCCTTTGCGCCGCAGATGTGTTTAAACCTTTGGTTCATGCCCCATCCCCTCTGGGAGCAATATGACGGTAAGAGGAACAAGGCCAACCAACTGCTTCCCGACGCCGAACAGAAGGCCGTTGCCGGTCAACTGCGTACGATTGTAAATCAGCGTTATGAACTGCTGCCCTATCTCTACTCCGGTTTTATGCGCTATCATCAGGAGGGGTTGCCGCCGGTGCGCTCGCTGCTGCTGGACTTTCCTCGAGACAACCAAATCTGGACTGAGGACGATGCGTTCCTGTTCGGCGACAACTTGCTGGCCGCGCCGTTGCTGGGAGAAGCCAGAACCCGGAAATTAACCCTGCCAACTGGTACACGCTGGTGTGAACTCAAAACTGGCAGCTGGTATCCCGGCGGCGCAACGGTCGAGGTCGCGGGTTCTCCGGGTGAGATGCCCTTATATGCCAGGGAGAATACCCTCCTGCCGGTTGCCGAAGCGGTGCAACACGTCGAGCGCGACACGATTTTCCGGATAACAGTAAAGGTATTCGGCCGCAACCCGGCCCCGTTTACATTATACGAAGATGACGGCGAGACCTTCGATGTGGCAAAGGGCGCAGCCAACCAGGTGGTTCTGCGGTGGAGCCCGGCCAAAGGCGGGACACTGGAGCGGAAGGGAAGTTTCCCTGGGCGGCGTTATGAGATTGTGGGCTGGAAAGTCGTCAGCGCTCCGGGCGAGTAA
- a CDS encoding response regulator, translating into MPDHPVILLVEDQENDALLIRRAFTKSRVLNPVQVVRNGEQAIAYLQGKGPFANRGEYPIPSLVLLDIKMPGIDGFEVLRWIRQESSLPNLRVVMLTSSDEIRDVSLAYKLGANSFLVKPLDFERFVEITAALSGYWLWLDRAPENSLPPETKPTSDTEILRRIGVERWRDAASKTDSAGNLL; encoded by the coding sequence ATGCCTGATCACCCCGTCATCTTGCTCGTTGAAGACCAGGAAAATGACGCTCTCTTAATTCGCCGGGCGTTTACCAAAAGCAGAGTTCTCAATCCGGTGCAAGTGGTTAGAAACGGCGAGCAAGCCATCGCTTATCTACAGGGCAAAGGTCCTTTCGCTAACCGTGGTGAGTATCCTATTCCCTCGCTGGTGCTGCTGGATATAAAGATGCCGGGCATTGACGGTTTTGAAGTGTTGCGATGGATTCGCCAGGAATCCTCATTGCCCAATTTGCGAGTGGTCATGCTGACCTCCTCGGATGAAATCCGCGATGTGAGCCTGGCATACAAACTGGGAGCGAACTCGTTTCTGGTAAAGCCGTTGGATTTTGAGCGGTTCGTCGAGATCACCGCAGCTCTAAGCGGTTATTGGCTGTGGCTCGACCGTGCGCCGGAAAACTCGCTCCCGCCCGAAACCAAGCCGACCAGTGACACGGAGATTCTCCGAAGGATTGGGGTGGAGCGGTGGCGTGATGCGGCTTCCAAAACCGATTCGGCAGGAAATCTTTTGTGA